A window of Juglans regia cultivar Chandler chromosome 7, Walnut 2.0, whole genome shotgun sequence contains these coding sequences:
- the LOC109009090 gene encoding uncharacterized protein LOC109009090, which translates to MSMLAKTDSEVSSLSQSSPARSPRRPVYYVQSPSRDSHDEKTTNSFHSSPVLSPMGSPPHSHSNSSLGPHSRDSSSTRFSASLKPGSRSKNHSSQRKGWKAWKEFDAIEEEGLLNDDDGNPHGLTRRCYFLAFVVCFFVLFSFFSLILWGASRPQKPVITMKSILFDQFVIQAGADFSGVATNMVSMNSTVKLTFRNTASFFGVHVASMPLDLSYSQLTVASGTVHKFYQSRKSQRSVSVILKGSNIPLYGGGASLSSLNGAPIEPVPLTLKFLVRSKAYVLGKLVKPRFYKRVECSVIMDPKKMSKAISLKNKCTHQ; encoded by the exons ATGTCAATGCTGGCCAAGACCGATTCCGAGGTGAGCAGCCTGTCCCAGTCGTCTCCTGCGAGGTCCCCTCGGCGGCCTGTCTACTACGTCCAGAGCCCTTCCAGGGACTCCCATGATGAGAAGACGACCAACTCCTTCCACTCCAGCCCAGTGCTCAGCCCCATGGGTTCCCCTCCCCACTCCCACTCCAACTCCTCTCTCGGCCCCCACTCTCGGGACTCCTCCTCCACTCGCTTCTCCGCCTCCCTCAAGCCCGGCTCTCGCTCCAAGAACCACAGCTCCCAAAGGAAGGGTTGGAAGGCCTGGAAGGAGTTCGATGCCATTGAAGAAGAAGGCCTTCTTAACGATGATGATGGGAACCCACATGGCCTCACTCGCCGCTGCTACTTTCTCGCTTTCGTTGTCTGCTTCTTTGtgcttttctctttcttttctttgatcCTCTGGGGTGCAAGCCGTCCCCAGAAACCCGTTATTACCATGAAG AGCATTTTATTCGACCAGTTTGTGATTCAAGCGGGTGCAGATTTCTCAGGAGTAGCCACGAACATGGTGTCCATGAATTCCACAGTGAAGCTTACATTTCGAAACACAGCATCATTTTTCGGGGTCCATGTCGCGTCAATGCCTTTAGATCTCTCCTATTCTCAACTCACTGTAGCCTCTGGAACC GTACATAAGTTTTATCAATCAAGAAAGAGTCAGAGATCAGTATCTGTGATCCTGAAAGGAAGCAATATCCCATTGTATGGAGGGGGAGCAAGCTTGAGCAGCTTGAATGGTGCACCAATTGAGCCAGTGCCACTGACTTTGAAGTTCCTGGTTCGATCGAAAGCGTATGTTTTGGGTAAACTGGTGAAGCCCAGGTTCTACAAGAGGGTTGAGTGCTCAGTTATAATGGATCCAAAGAAAATGAGCAAGGCCATTTCGCTCAAGAACAAGTGCACTCACCagtga